A region of Fusarium keratoplasticum isolate Fu6.1 chromosome 6, whole genome shotgun sequence DNA encodes the following proteins:
- a CDS encoding Chitin synthase has product MDPNMPQRPPDYSLPPYDDDELNHTPTGHSPAAMRLLTSVEEPYDAHKYVPPSPSKQTPSSPLASSALSPKTTPSSSSPPVAIPSPLPPLVPQHSMSSDKGKQVSGSYPEHLDDLEKDTTSEERDRVSPLPLPPAYSPSVAESQSLLPRDAMSGGLSAKLQSKKSKNSMRVAFADMPDMPRDLPEIPEGISERRRQHKEQRDGRDQTPPVPPRPHSRLRTVQNARSHEKLPSLRSPRNLNYQPSVRSSRSGSIFNDAPQMPPPDSSYIPYGMHMNDGSPQRPWTPSSRMSDFTRSDFSRPPPSNGMYEPSDLNGSPRPGTPSSRYGGSPRRPLPPAPLFSNNNSRNVPPFADDATVSIPLHSDIDDDVFGPESDLSDARPHPVDRGSYLSSDSQSTLHETHSDYDKFEHYGPAPDGAQERRGVRAPQMSRKEVQLINGELVLECKIPTILYSFLPRRGELEFTHMRYTAVTCDPDDFVERGYKLRQSIGKTLRETELFICITMYNEDEIGFTRTMHAVMKNISHFCSRSRSRTWGETGWQKIVVCIVSDGREKIHPRTLDALAAMGVYQHGIAKNFVNNRAVQAHVYEYTTQVSLDSDLKFKGAEKGIVPCQMIFCLKEKNQRKLNSHRWFFNAFGKALNPNVCILLDVGTRPGGTSLYHLWKAFDTDSNVAGACGEIKAMKGRMGANFLNPLVASQNFEYKMSNILDKPLESVFGYITVLPGALSAYRFHALQNDETGHGPLSQYFKGETLHGQHADVFTANMYLAEDRILCWELVAKRGERWVLKYVKGCTGETDVPDTVSELISQRRRWLNGAFFAAVYSLVHFKQIWLTDHTVARKVLLHIEFFYQFIQLLFTFFSLANFYLTFYFVAGGLTDPKVDPFGHNIGTVIFHILRYACVLLISTQFILSLGNRPQGSNKLYLTSMIIYGVIMVYTTFATIYIIVRQLTADDDKIEMGNNVFTNLIVSILSTVGMYFIMSVIYLDPWHMITSSAQYFVLLPSYICTLQIYAFCNTHDVTWGTKGDNVMKTDLGGAVGKGETVELDMPSEQLDIDSGYDEALRNLRDRLEVPENPMSEAQMQEDYYKSVRTYLVLTWMICNGILGMAVSEIYSAKGIGENYYLRFILWSVASLAVFRAIGSTTFAILNVVNMIVEGRVRLSLKAPRWMGGLKERFNDKMSSVSSNLRS; this is encoded by the exons ATGGACCCAAACATGCCCCAACGCCCGCCCGACTACAGCCTCCCGCCGTacgatgacgatgaactTAATCACACGCCCACCGGCCATAGTCCCGCTGCGATGAGACTTTTGACCTCTGTGGAAGAACCTTACGACGCTCACAAGTATGTACCACCCTCTCCATCAAAACAAAcgccttcctctcctcttgcTTCCTCTGCTTTATCCCCAAAGACaacgccctcttcctcttcaccgCCAGTCGCGATCCCATCACCACTGCCTCCTCTGGTTCCTCAGCACAGTATGTCTTCAGACAAGGGCAAGCAGGTGTCCGGGTCATACCCCGAGCACCTGGATGACCTCGAGAAGGATACTACAAGCGAGGAACGTGACCGTGtatctcctctccctctacCTCCAGCCTACTCCCCCAGTGTGGCCGAATCACAGTCCCTGCTGCCCCGCGATGCAATGTCTGGAGGACTTTCTGCAAAGCTGCAGAGCAAAAAGAGCAAGAACAGCATGCGAGTTGCATTTGCAGACATGCCAGACATGCCCCGAGATCTCCCAGAGATCCCTGAGGGAATCAGCGAGCGGCGCAGACAGCACAAGGAACAGCGTGATGGCCGAGACCAGACTCCACCCGTACCACCACGGCCACACAGCCGATTGAGAACCGTCCAGAACGCCCGCTCACATGAGAAACTTCCCAGTCTTCGAAGTCCACGAAACCTCAACTACCAGCCTAGCGTCCGGTCATCGAGATCCGGCTCTATCTTCAACGATGCGCCACAGATGCCACCCCCCGACTCTTCCTACATCCCGTACGGAATGCACATGAACGATGGCTCACCTCAACGACCATGGACACCCTCATCACGCATGTCGGATTTCACAAGGTCCGACTTCTCGAGGCCTCCTCCATCAAACGGCATGTATGAGCCGTCTGATCTCAATGGAAGTCCTCGACCAGGGACCCCTTCTTCTAGATACGGTGGCAGCCCACGGCGGCCACTTCCTCCAGCGCCACTCTTCTCAAACAACAACTCCAGAAATGTCCCGCCCTTTGCAGATGATGCGACAGTATCTATCCCTCTGCACAGTGATATAGATGACGATGTGTTTGGACCCGAATCAGACCTCAGCGACGCGAGGCCTCATCCGGTGGACCGGGGCTCATACCTTTCATCCGATTCTCAAAGTACACTACACGAGACACATTCAGACTACGACAAGTTTGAGCACTATGGCCCGGCTCCGGATGGCGCCCAGGAACGAAGAGGTGTCCGCGCACCCCAAATGTCCAGGAAGGAAGTGCAGCTCATCAACGGTGAGCTGGTGCTGGAGTGCAAGATCCCCACCATTCTCTACAGTTTCTTGCCACGGCGAGGCGAGCTTGAATTCACCCATATGCGATACACAGCAGTTACATGCGACCCCGACGACTTTGTCGAGAGAGGGTATAAGTTACGACAGTCGATTGGAAAGACTCTCCGAGAGACTGAGCTGTTCATTTGTATCACCATGTACAACGAAGATGAGATCGGCTTCACCCGCACCATGCACGCCGTCATGAAGAACATCTCACATTTCTGCTCCCGATCTCGATCCCGTACCTGGGGTGAGACAGGGTGGCAGAAGATTGTGGTCTGTATCGTCTCAGATGGTCGTGAAAAGATTCACCCTCGTACTCTCGACGCCCTTGCTGCCATGGGTGTCTACCAGCACGGTATCGCAAAGAACTTTGTCAACAACCGAGCCGTTCAGGCTCACGTGTACGAATACACGACCCAGGTCTCTCTCGATTCCGATCTCAAGTTCAAGGGTGCCGAGAAGGGTATTGTTCCTTGCCAGATGATCTTCTGTCTGAAGGAAAAGAACCAGCGCAAGCTCAACTCGCACCGATGGTTCTTTAATGCCTTTGGCAAGGCTCTCAACCCCAACGTCTGCATTCTACTGGACGTCGGCACTCGTCCTGGTGGCACCTCGCTCTACCATCTCTGGAAGGCCTTTGATACCGACTCGAACGTTGCCGGCGCTTGTGgagagatcaaggccatgaagggcAGAATGGGTGCCAACTTCCTGAACCCCCTTGTGGCGTCCCAGAACTTTGAGTACAAGATGTCCAACATTCTTGATAAGCCCCTCGAGTCTGTCTTTGGCTACATTACTGTGCTTCCCGGTGCTCTCAGTGCCTACCGTTTCCACGCGCTGCAGAACGATGAGACTGGACATGGACCCCTCAGCCAGTATTTCAAGGGTGAGACGTTGCACGGACAACACGCCGATGTCTTCACAGCCAATATGTATCTGGCTGAAGATCGTATTCTTTGCTGGGAGTTGGTGGCCAAGCGAGGCGAGAGATGGGTCTTGAAGTACGTCAAGGGATGTACTGGTGAGACTGATGTGCCTG ACACGGTCTCCGAACTAATCTCGCAGCGTCGACGATGGCTCAACGGTGCCTTCTTTGCCGCTGTCTACTCCCTCGTCCACTTCAAGCAAATCTGGCTCACGGATCACACTGTGGCTCGCAAGGTGCTTCTGCACATCGAGTTCTTCTACCAGTTCATCCAGCTTCTCTTCACATTCTTCTCTCTGGCCAACTTCTACCTCACCTTTTACTTCGTCGCGGGCGGTCTAACGGACCCCAAAGTCGATCCGTTTGGACACAACATCGGCACTGTCATCTTCCATATCCTGCGGTACGCTTGCGTTCTCCTGATATCGACGCAGTTCATCCTGTCCCTCGGAAATCGACCCCAAGGTTCTAACAAACTGTACCTCACGAGTATGATCATATACGGAGTCATCATGGTCTACACGACTTTTGCTACGATCTACATCATTGTTCGACAGCTCACGGCAGATGACGATAAGATAGAGATGGGTAACAACGTCTTTACCAACCTCATCGTATCCATCCTATCGACCGTGGGAATGTACTTTATCATGTCGGTCATATACCTCGATCCTTGGCACATGATCACCTCGTCAGCACAGTATTTCGTCCTGCTTCCCAGTTACATCTGCACGCTACAGATCTACGCCTTCTGCAATACCCACGATGTCACCTGGGGAACCAAGGGTGACAACGTTATGAAGACTGATCTTGGTGGTGCCGTTGGTAAGGGTGAAACCGTCGAGCTGGACATGCCCAGCGAGCAGCTCGACATTGATAGTGGTTACGATGAGGCCCTCCGCAACCTCCGTGACCGACTTGAAGTTCCCGAAAACCCCATGAGCGAAGCCCAGATGCAGGAAGACTACTACAAGAGTGTCCGTACGTACCTGGTGCTGACCTGGATGATTTGCAACGGCATTCTCGGCATGGCTGTCTCGGAGATTTACAGTGCCAAGGGCATTGGCGAGAACTACTACCTACGCTTCATCCTCTGGTCCGTCGCTTCCCTGGCCGTCTTCCGTGCTATCGGCTCCACTACCTTTGCCATCCTTAACGTTGTCAACATGATTGTGGAGGGCCGGGTGCGGTTGAGTCTAAAGGCGCCCCGATGGATGGGTGGCCTCAAGGAGCGGTTCAACGACAAGATGAGCAGCGTATCGAGTAACTTGCGAAGCTGA
- a CDS encoding MFS domain-containing protein produces MLQTLRRLHTSALRDFDALHPRCAAQPEFIPPSPITLSPYRAVIQQLHIKHTFRNRNDIFWLQIMSQSTEPGQTGPGDNNPSLSYHWAGRKDAPRESLHNNANEPANDAPTTVLQNPLADMTEDELIADASGLCLQKGLLEHIDTFRKAALLAKVINVPQGFESIDALSEAEKEILRYEETHRWRAQPKMLYFLCALCAGCAIVQGMDQTVINGAQSFYFAEFKITRHALIGLTNGAPYASAALIGCWLNAPLNNWFGRRGTIAFSCLFAFVTGIWQAAANTWLCFLLARFTLGLAVGAKSSTTPVYAAECAPKNIRGALTMMWQMWTAFGIMLGFAVSIAFQNLKYPNEFAPWRWMIGSTPLPPLIVGSLVYFLPESPRWYMDKGNFVEAYNSLRRLRKYDLQAARDMYLAWKFLQVEERSKEGHNVFKEFFSVRRNWRAAQSSWFCMLMQQFCGVNVIAYYSTKIFKDAGYTQSQALLISFGGGAINWLFALPAIWTIDTFGRRNLLLSTFPLMSICLFWTGANFYLPEGPVRLGLLATGIYLFMAVYSPGLGPVPFTYSAEAFPLHIRALGMASATSITWAFNFLLSFTWPSMEAAFTTSGAFFWYASWNMFGLVFAYFLLPETKALSLEELDFVFSMRNRDHAKYYVKRLGWYTKKIMGRNPESMPELYRLETTATETEIEVKPSNGESSNSA; encoded by the exons ATGCTTCAAACTCTTCGTCGCTTGCACACGTCTGCCTTGAGAGACTTTGACGCCTTGCATCCTCGCTGCGCAGCACAGCCAGAGTTTATTCCACCG TCCCCAATCACCCTGTCCCCATACCGCGCCGTCATCCAACAGCTTCATATCAAGCACACTTTCCGAAACCGAAACGACATCTTCTGGCTCCAGATCATGTCTCAAAGCACAGAACCTGGCCAGACAGGCCCTGGTGATAATAATCCCAGCCTAAGCTACCACTGGGCAGGCCGAAAGGATGCCCCTCGCGAGTCCCTCCACAACAATGCCAACGAGCCGGCCAACGATGCCCCAACGACTGTCCTCCAGAACCCGCTGGCTGATATGACCGAAGACGAACTCATTGCCGATGCCAGCGGCCTGTGTCTGCAAAAGGGCCTACTCGAGCACATCGACACTTTCCGCAAAGCAGCCCTTCTGGCTAAGGTTATCAACGTACCACAAGGGTTCGAGTCGATCGACGCTTTGagcgaggctgagaaggagattcTCCGCTACGAGGAGACACACCGCTGGAGAGCTCAGCCCAAGATGCTCTACTTCCTTTGTGCTCTGTGTGCGGGATGCGCTATTGTGCAGGGCATGGACCAGACCGTCATCAATGGCGCTCAG AGCTTCTACTTTGCCGAGTTCAAAATCACCAGACATGCGCTGATCGGCCTGACCAATGGTGCTCCCTATGCTTCGGCCGCACTCATCGGATGCTGGCTCAATGCCCCCCTGAACAACTGGTTCGGACGCCGTGGTACCATCGCCTTCTCTTGCCTCTTTGCCTTTGTCACCGGTATCTGGCAGGCCGCTGCCAACACATGGctctgcttcctcctcgctcgcttcACGCTCGGTCTCGCTGTCGGTGCCAAGTCAAGCACCACCCCCGTCTATGCTGCCGAATGCGCCCCCAAGAATATCCGTGGAGCCTTGACAATGATGTGGCAAATGTGGACGGCATTTGGCATCATGTTGGGATTTGCTGTCTCGATCGCTTTCCAGAACCTGAAGTATCCTAACGAGTTCGCCCCCTGGCGATGGATGATTGGGTCGACACCCCTTCCCCCGCTGATCGTGGGATCCCTTGTTTACTTCCTCCCTGAGAGTCCTCGTTGGTACATGGACAAGGGAAACTTTGTTGAGGCTTATAACTCGCTTAGAAGACTCCGCAAGTATGATTTGCAGGCTGCTCGCGATATGTATCTTGCGTGGAAGTTTCTACAGGTCGAGGAGCGCTCTAAGGAAGGCCACAACGTATTCAAGGAGTTCTTTAGTGTCAGGAGAAACTGGCGAGCTGCTCAGTCTTCCTGGTTTTGTATGTTGATGCAGCAGTTCTGTGGTG TCAACGTGATTGCGTACTACAGCACCAAGATCTTTAAGGATGCAGGATACACACAGTCGCAGGCTCTGCTGATCTCATTCGGCGGCGGTGCCATCAACTGGCTCTTTGCGTTGCCGGCAATCTGGACAATCGATACCTTTGGCCGCCGAAACCTTCTCCTGTCGACGTTCCCTCTCATGAGCATTTGTCTGTTCTGGACTGGCGCAAACTTTTATCTTCCGGAGGGACCTGTCCGCTTGGGGCTTCTTGCGACTGGCATCTACCTGTTTATGGCTGTGTACTCCCCCGGCCTTGGTCCAGTTCCATTCACCTACAGCGCGGAAGCATTTCCACTACATATTCGGGCTCTGGGCATGGCTTCGGCGACATCTATTACGTGGGCCTTTAACTTTCTCCTCAGTTTCACGTGGCCTTCTATGGAGGCTGCCTTTACAACATCGGGCGCCTTCTTCTGGTATGCGTCATGGAACATGTTCGGTTTGGTCTTTGCATACTTCCTCCTTCCGGAAACCAAGGCTCTGTCACTGGAGGAGTTGGACTTTGTCTTCAGCATGCGCAACCGAGACCATGCTAAGTACTATGTTAAGCGACTGGGCTGGTACACAAAGAAGATCATGGGCCGCAACCCCGAGTCCATGCCAGAGCTATACCGACTGGAAACAACTGCAACAGAGACAGAGATAGAGGTCAAGCCAAGCAACGGGGAGAGCAGCAACTCGGCTTGA
- a CDS encoding Abhydrolase-2 domain-containing protein — translation MEDFFICTTRGSHHFDTNQAKTGIAEEAAFILARESATRPTDMTDDDHQVLDQPEATGFRSVQDPATTPSNSTQGYGPAHVLDHHPDYPHMHTIVFLHGRGSDADEFAEELMDSSVLSDGRSLQEALPGWRWVFPAARQVWSEVFKEFMPMWFELRDGRDGGGDSEGLKEAVTHVRGILQEERTRLGDGKVILGGISQGGAVGMWTVLSLMGEGNGDDDPGKWLGGFVGSSTWMPLGDDAEKMLDGDHYDSEFVEHMMKSLSQRQSTIPVLMGHGVDDAYVDVNLGRQAARILSRVGCSVDWREYTGAEQEGHWFKVPKQMDHIYEFLKSLEAQ, via the coding sequence ATGGAGGATTTCTTCATCTGCACAACCAGGGGTTCTCATCACTTTGACACTAACCAAGCAAAGACTGGCATTGCCGAAGAAGCGGCCTTCATTTTGGCCCGTGAAAGCGCCACCCGACCAACCGACATGACAGATGACGATCATCAAGTGCTAGACCAGCCCGAAGCAACCGGCTTCCGTTCGGTCCAAGACCCGGCTACGACGCCGTCGAACTCGACGCAGGGATACGGACCGGCGCATGTGCTAGACCACCATCCCGACTATCCTCATATGCATACGATAGTCTTCCTGCATGGCAGAGGCAGTGACGCGGATGAGTTTGCGGAGGAGTTGATGGACTCGTCTGTCCTATCAGACGGGCGGTCGTTGCAGGAGGCGTTACCGGGCTGGCGGTGGGTTTTCCCCGCTGCAAGGCAAGTCTGGAGCGAAGTCTTTAAAGAGTTTATGCCGATGTGGTTTGAGTTGAGGGACGGCAGGGATGGTGGTGGGGATTCCGAGGGGCTGAAAGAGGCGGTCACACATGTGAGAGGTATCCTGCAGGAGGAGAGGACGAGATTGGGGGACGGCAAGGTGATTCTGGGGGGCATAAGTCAAGGGGGAGCGGTCGGCATGTGGACGGTGCTGTCATTGATGGGCGAAGGgaatggtgatgatgatccGGGGAAATGGCTGGGTGGGTTTGTGGGGAGCAGCACATGGATGCcgcttggagatgatgctgagaagaTGCTGGACGGAGATCATTACGACTCTGAGTTTGTGGAACACATGATGAAGTCACTTTCTCAGCGACAGTCGACCATCCCTGTTCTCATGGGACATGGCGTTGACGATGCTTATGTCGACGTCAACCTAGGGCGACAAGCAGCGCGCATCCTGAGTCGAGTTGGGTGCAGTGTTGACTGGCGAGAGTACACAGGTGCAGAGCAAGAGGGTCATTGGTTCAAGGTGCCCAAGCAGATGGACCACATTTACGAGTTTCTGAAAAGCCTGGAAGCGCAGTAA